A single genomic interval of Lewinellaceae bacterium harbors:
- a CDS encoding FadR family transcriptional regulator: MAESKLLKNFQEITIESPVDKIIKQIRSLITSGQLEPGDRLPPERKLAERLGVGRSQVREALRKLEFYGILRTLPQSGTVVAGLGITALEGLISDVLKMENSDFASLVETRVLLETHAASLAAQRRSSEDIADMQQALDAYEEKVKRGEQAVEEDLMFHLKIAEASKNSVLKSLMLIIIPDIINSFLQLDVCKDGRFYKALEEHQVILQHIIDQQPEAASEAMRLHLKDVLEYSSSLKSGNGRAD; this comes from the coding sequence ATGGCTGAATCAAAATTGCTAAAGAATTTTCAGGAGATCACCATTGAAAGCCCGGTGGACAAGATCATCAAACAGATACGGAGCCTGATCACTTCCGGGCAGTTAGAGCCCGGCGACCGTCTCCCGCCTGAACGCAAATTGGCAGAACGGTTGGGCGTAGGTAGGAGCCAGGTGCGGGAAGCCCTGCGCAAACTTGAATTTTACGGCATTCTCCGGACGTTGCCGCAGAGTGGAACGGTTGTCGCCGGGTTGGGGATTACGGCTTTGGAAGGCTTAATCTCAGATGTGTTGAAAATGGAAAACAGCGATTTTGCCTCTTTGGTGGAAACCAGGGTGTTGCTAGAGACCCACGCCGCCAGCCTTGCCGCCCAGCGCCGCAGCAGCGAAGACATCGCCGATATGCAACAGGCGTTGGATGCTTATGAGGAAAAAGTGAAGAGGGGAGAACAGGCGGTAGAGGAAGACCTGATGTTCCACCTCAAAATAGCGGAAGCCAGCAAAAATTCCGTGCTGAAGTCCCTGATGTTGATCATCATTCCCGACATCATCAACAGCTTTCTGCAACTGGATGTGTGCAAAGACGGCCGTTTCTACAAAGCGCTTGAAGAACACCAGGTTATACTGCAACATATTATTGACCAGCAACCCGAAGCAGCCAGCGAGGCCATGCGCCTGCATTTGAAAGACGTGCTAGAATACAGCAGCAGCCTGAAGTCCGGAAATGGACGGGCGGATTGA
- a CDS encoding RagB/SusD family nutrient uptake outer membrane protein — MKNLYLILASLLLITACDNDLDQFPPLEAEASSLTSYEGVLNAAYYYQQASTTPMAIMGDFRADNMLMREEPYPAFDRYNADLAGGDLVEQFFRPFYSNLYKSILSANNVIENSSDATEVGEAKFLRALSYFKLVKVFGDVTVNLSPSPSVSDKSILARQPAAGVYNNVIIPDFEDAIAALGNSKIAIGRASKIAAQGLLGKVYMQLGDFSSAETQLAAVVNGAAAAGISLQANFADIFGEANDLNSEIIFATQLSTSIDDEYGFTLFAGWFKGADTKSPMPLDPDLIAAFDAMEAADGGNTDLRRALTIDEANMTGLKWGGLDQDWIELRLADVLLLYAEAMNENGSSAENVLDVLDPIRARAGLNPLDHAVLNTQALVRQAIYDERRIELALEGQRWFDLVRTGTADAEMGQAINKNYYLFPIPNSEVLASGGVIKQNEGY; from the coding sequence ATGAAAAATCTATATTTAATATTAGCGTCTCTGCTGTTGATAACAGCATGCGACAATGATTTGGATCAATTCCCTCCTTTAGAGGCTGAAGCCAGTTCTTTGACGTCTTATGAAGGAGTTTTGAATGCGGCATATTACTATCAGCAGGCTTCTACTACGCCAATGGCCATCATGGGCGACTTCAGGGCTGACAATATGTTGATGCGCGAAGAACCCTATCCTGCATTTGACCGGTACAATGCCGATTTGGCGGGTGGAGATTTGGTAGAGCAATTTTTCCGCCCTTTCTATAGCAACTTGTACAAGTCCATTCTAAGTGCGAATAACGTAATTGAAAACTCTTCGGATGCTACCGAGGTAGGGGAAGCTAAATTCCTGAGAGCTTTGTCTTACTTCAAGCTCGTGAAGGTTTTTGGCGATGTGACTGTAAATTTATCTCCTTCGCCCAGTGTGTCCGATAAATCTATTCTAGCGAGGCAACCGGCTGCTGGTGTTTATAATAACGTGATCATTCCTGATTTTGAAGATGCCATCGCGGCTTTAGGTAATTCTAAAATAGCAATTGGCCGGGCGTCTAAAATTGCAGCTCAGGGATTGTTAGGTAAAGTTTACATGCAATTGGGGGATTTTAGCAGTGCGGAAACACAACTGGCTGCTGTGGTAAACGGAGCTGCTGCGGCAGGGATTAGTTTGCAAGCCAACTTTGCTGACATTTTTGGCGAGGCTAATGACTTGAATTCAGAAATCATATTTGCTACCCAGTTGTCAACTTCCATAGATGATGAATACGGGTTTACGCTGTTTGCAGGATGGTTTAAGGGCGCCGATACCAAGTCTCCAATGCCATTGGATCCTGACTTAATTGCTGCTTTTGATGCTATGGAAGCAGCGGATGGAGGCAATACGGATTTAAGAAGAGCGCTAACCATTGATGAGGCCAACATGACGGGGCTGAAATGGGGCGGCCTTGATCAGGATTGGATAGAGTTGAGGTTAGCGGATGTTCTGCTCTTGTACGCAGAAGCAATGAATGAAAATGGTTCTTCCGCTGAAAACGTGCTTGATGTACTGGATCCCATACGGGCCAGGGCCGGATTAAATCCTTTGGATCATGCTGTTCTCAACACTCAGGCTTTAGTAAGGCAGGCTATTTATGATGAAAGAAGAATAGAGTTGGCCTTAGAAGGACAGCGATGGTTTGATTTGGTAAGAACAGGAACTGCCGACGCTGAAATGGGACAAGCGATTAACAAAAATTATTATTTGTTTCCTATTCCAAATTCAGAAGTGCTGGCGAGCGGCGGAGTAATAAAACAAAATGAGGGCTACTAA
- a CDS encoding acyl-CoA dehydrogenase produces the protein MAEYMNMDTLRFQLEQVHQLENLFSYPRYQEYDLDSINIFLDSVKDFSDKELYPVFREMDEKPAYFKDGKIIAHPTIGQAMEKTGELGVIAATFDHEDGGLQMPSMALLAAYFIMEAANNHVPGYPGLTDGAAKLITTFGNEHLKETYVPNMLSGQWAGTMCLTEPQAGSSLSDITTAAYPAEEGYYKIKGQKIFISGGDHEYNENFIHLLLARIEGAPAGTKGISLFVVPKKRIEEDGSLVPNDVITAGDFQKMGQRGYCTTHLVFGENDDCRAWLVGAPHQGLKYMFQMMNDARISVGRGGLSIASAAYHASLQYANERPQGRRIMDSGRKDPNQEPVLIIEHADVRRMLLLQKAIYEGSLSLLLQASKYRDLEEVTEGEEKEKYRLLLELLTPVAKAYPTEKGREATDNGLQVLGGYGFCSDFILQQYYRDIRIMAIYEGTTGIQSLDLLGRKVTMKNGKAVQLLAKEMQQTIELAMTFDELKPYANQLAEKMKLSQNVLNHLLSFAGKGEYERFLSDATVFLQFFSTLVVGWLWLDMAVVAKRELVSGSKAFTPEFYESKIHTMKFFFKYELPQMEGLAPTLMSEEVLTILEEREVIG, from the coding sequence ATGGCTGAATACATGAACATGGATACCCTCCGCTTTCAACTGGAGCAGGTGCACCAACTGGAAAATCTTTTTTCATATCCCCGGTACCAGGAATACGACCTGGATTCAATCAATATCTTCCTCGACTCGGTCAAGGATTTTTCGGATAAGGAGCTGTACCCGGTTTTCCGGGAAATGGACGAGAAGCCCGCTTATTTTAAAGATGGCAAAATCATAGCCCATCCAACGATCGGCCAGGCGATGGAAAAGACAGGAGAGTTGGGCGTTATTGCCGCTACTTTCGACCACGAAGACGGGGGGCTTCAGATGCCGAGCATGGCTTTACTGGCCGCTTATTTCATCATGGAAGCCGCCAATAACCACGTTCCCGGTTATCCGGGCCTGACCGACGGGGCTGCCAAACTGATCACCACCTTCGGCAACGAACACCTCAAGGAAACTTATGTGCCCAATATGCTGTCCGGCCAATGGGCCGGCACCATGTGCCTGACCGAGCCGCAGGCGGGCAGCTCTCTTTCCGATATCACCACTGCGGCCTATCCTGCCGAAGAAGGGTATTACAAGATCAAAGGGCAGAAGATATTCATCTCGGGCGGAGACCACGAATACAACGAAAACTTCATCCACCTGCTGCTCGCCCGCATCGAAGGGGCGCCGGCCGGCACCAAAGGCATCTCTCTTTTTGTAGTACCCAAGAAACGGATTGAAGAAGACGGCAGCCTGGTTCCCAACGACGTCATCACCGCCGGCGATTTTCAGAAGATGGGGCAACGGGGATATTGCACTACCCACCTGGTTTTTGGCGAAAACGACGACTGCCGTGCCTGGCTGGTTGGAGCGCCCCACCAAGGATTGAAATACATGTTCCAGATGATGAACGATGCCCGGATCTCCGTGGGCAGAGGCGGGCTGTCGATAGCCTCCGCGGCCTATCATGCTTCTCTGCAGTACGCCAATGAGCGCCCTCAGGGCCGCCGGATTATGGACAGCGGAAGGAAAGACCCCAACCAGGAGCCGGTGCTGATCATCGAGCACGCCGACGTGCGCCGCATGCTGCTTTTGCAGAAGGCGATTTACGAAGGCTCCCTCAGCTTGCTCCTCCAGGCTTCCAAATACCGCGACCTGGAAGAGGTGACGGAAGGGGAGGAAAAAGAAAAATACCGGCTGTTGCTGGAATTGTTGACCCCCGTCGCCAAGGCTTATCCGACTGAAAAGGGAAGAGAAGCCACCGACAACGGCCTGCAGGTGCTGGGCGGGTATGGTTTCTGTTCGGATTTCATCCTGCAGCAATACTACCGCGATATTCGCATCATGGCCATCTACGAAGGCACTACCGGCATACAGTCCCTCGACCTGCTCGGCAGGAAGGTAACGATGAAAAATGGCAAGGCGGTGCAACTGCTGGCTAAGGAAATGCAGCAAACCATTGAACTGGCCATGACCTTTGATGAGCTGAAACCCTACGCCAATCAACTGGCCGAAAAGATGAAGCTCAGCCAAAACGTGCTCAACCACCTGCTTTCCTTTGCCGGCAAAGGCGAATACGAGCGCTTCCTATCGGATGCCACAGTATTTTTACAGTTCTTTAGCACCCTGGTGGTGGGCTGGTTGTGGCTGGATATGGCCGTGGTGGCGAAACGGGAGCTCGTGTCCGGCAGCAAGGCCTTCACGCCGGAATTTTACGAGAGCAAAATCCATACGATGAAGTTCTTTTTCAAATACGAGCTGCCGCAAATGGAGGGGCTGGCGCCGACGCTGATGAGCGAGGAGGTGTTGACGATACTGGAGGAAAGGGAGGTGATTGGTTGA
- a CDS encoding sugar phosphate isomerase/epimerase, with translation MKILGIGGMALPMSQTASFFYNPGRRVFKNKGIHLFSKHLQWLDYDGMAKAAREMGFDGVDLTVRPKGHVWPEKVEEDLPRAVEAIQKAGLKAELITTAITSAEEKYTEKIIKTASQLGIQYYRMGWLKYEDNEPIPEQLERFKTQFKALEEMNRHYNIHGAYQNHAGDSVGSPVWDIWYLIRDLDPQWLGCRFDVRHAMVEGMNSWTVGLRLLQPYIHSLDLKDFQWKKEEGRWKVETVPIGEGAVDFPAYFQLLVELKIEAPITLHVEYPLGGANDGATQITIPDEAVFEAISKDREKLETLMSVD, from the coding sequence ATGAAAATACTGGGTATAGGGGGCATGGCCCTGCCGATGAGCCAGACGGCGTCATTTTTTTACAACCCCGGCCGGCGGGTTTTCAAGAACAAAGGCATCCACCTGTTTTCCAAGCACCTGCAATGGCTGGATTATGACGGCATGGCGAAAGCCGCCCGCGAAATGGGGTTTGATGGAGTAGACCTGACGGTGCGCCCGAAGGGGCACGTATGGCCCGAAAAAGTAGAAGAAGACTTGCCCAGAGCGGTTGAAGCGATACAAAAAGCAGGATTGAAGGCAGAATTGATCACCACCGCCATTACAAGCGCGGAGGAGAAATACACAGAAAAGATTATAAAAACTGCCAGTCAACTGGGCATTCAATACTACCGGATGGGCTGGCTGAAATACGAAGATAACGAGCCCATTCCAGAGCAGTTGGAACGCTTTAAAACCCAATTTAAAGCCCTGGAGGAAATGAACCGGCACTACAACATCCACGGGGCCTATCAAAATCATGCCGGGGATAGCGTCGGTTCACCAGTCTGGGATATATGGTATTTGATCCGGGATTTGGACCCGCAATGGCTGGGTTGCAGGTTTGACGTGCGCCACGCCATGGTGGAAGGCATGAATTCGTGGACGGTAGGCCTGCGCCTGCTACAGCCCTATATCCATTCGCTCGACCTCAAGGACTTTCAATGGAAAAAAGAAGAGGGCAGATGGAAGGTGGAAACTGTGCCGATAGGAGAGGGGGCGGTCGATTTTCCGGCTTATTTTCAGTTGCTGGTGGAGTTGAAGATCGAGGCGCCCATTACCCTTCATGTGGAATATCCGCTGGGCGGCGCCAATGATGGAGCTACTCAGATCACTATTCCAGATGAAGCCGTTTTTGAAGCAATTAGCAAAGACCGGGAAAAGCTAGAAACTTTGATGTCAGTAGATTAA
- a CDS encoding EamA family transporter yields the protein MNPPNPLLEIHLAVLLFGLASLFGKWVALPAVIIVLGRVAFAVPALALVLRWAGQSIRLNRRQDYLYLSLLGVLLAFHWVTFFESVQVSTVAVCLVSYSTFPFFTVFLEPLFFREPLSRRGLALAIVALAGVALVIPEWKLGNNTTLGVFWGVLSGISFALLSVLNRKYVRTYSSLQVAFYQDLVAFLLLLPFWFLLQPTPSASDWGLIVVLGVVFTAFSHTLFINGLKEVPARTASIIATLEPVYGIIAAALLLGEIPGVRVLAGGMLIIGAMAYASWKPVG from the coding sequence ATGAACCCACCCAACCCTCTCCTCGAAATCCACCTCGCCGTTCTCCTCTTCGGCCTTGCCAGCCTCTTCGGCAAGTGGGTAGCCTTGCCTGCCGTTATCATTGTACTGGGGCGGGTGGCTTTTGCCGTGCCGGCGCTGGCGCTGGTGTTGCGGTGGGCGGGGCAGAGCATCCGGCTCAACAGGCGGCAAGACTATCTGTACCTCAGCCTGTTGGGGGTACTGCTGGCCTTCCACTGGGTGACTTTTTTCGAATCCGTGCAGGTATCTACAGTGGCGGTATGCCTGGTGTCCTATTCCACTTTCCCTTTCTTTACCGTTTTTCTGGAGCCTCTTTTTTTCCGGGAACCGCTTTCCCGGCGGGGGCTGGCGCTGGCTATTGTCGCTCTGGCAGGAGTAGCTCTGGTCATTCCCGAGTGGAAGCTGGGCAACAACACCACGCTGGGCGTTTTCTGGGGTGTCTTATCCGGAATTTCCTTTGCGTTGCTCTCCGTGCTCAACCGCAAGTACGTGCGGACTTACAGCAGCCTTCAGGTCGCTTTCTATCAGGATTTGGTGGCCTTTCTGCTGCTTCTGCCCTTTTGGTTCCTGCTCCAGCCTACCCCTTCTGCCTCCGATTGGGGGCTGATCGTTGTTCTGGGCGTGGTATTCACCGCTTTTTCTCATACCCTTTTTATCAATGGCCTGAAGGAAGTACCCGCGCGCACGGCCAGCATCATTGCCACCCTGGAGCCGGTATACGGGATAATAGCTGCGGCCCTATTGCTGGGAGAGATTCCCGGTGTGCGGGTGCTGGCGGGTGGGATGTTGATCATTGGGGCAATGGCCTACGCCAGTTGGAAGCCGGTGGGGTGA
- a CDS encoding sulfatase gives MLRILLITTCTLLLCSNRLPAQEKQGRKNVIFILSDDHRYDFMGFTGKVPFLETPNMDRMAREGAHIRNAFVSTSLCSPSRASILTGQYAHRHKVVDNQSRVPEELTFFPQYLQRAGYQTGFIGKWHMGESTYQKRKGFNYWVSFRGQGTYYNPVLNVNGEEKTYADSTYITDLLTDFALEFLEKRNKEQPFFLYLSHKAVHSEFYPAKRHFGRYENEKINYPKTMFPPGHPKAIVDSTEYNYAEVPNWVKAQRYSWHGVDYLYHGAYDFETFYKRYCEALLALDDSIGEVLDYLEKNGLMENTTIIYMGDNGFSFGEHGLIDKRQAYEESMRVPLLVLDKSIIKPNTKVDQVIQNIDIAPTIMALAGLEKPGDMDGSSFAPLLEGKAMEWRDTIFYEYFWERAFPQTPTTHAVRNDRYKYIRYHGIWDINELYDLQEDPEEMNNLIRSEAHSGIARRLNEQLFEWLGRTDGECIPLKPDHGKRFDYRYRGTY, from the coding sequence ATGTTGCGAATACTACTCATCACCACCTGCACCCTATTGCTTTGTTCCAACCGGTTGCCGGCACAAGAAAAACAGGGGCGAAAAAATGTCATCTTCATTTTAAGCGATGACCACCGCTATGATTTTATGGGCTTTACCGGCAAGGTGCCCTTCCTGGAAACGCCGAATATGGACCGCATGGCCAGGGAAGGCGCTCATATCCGCAATGCTTTTGTCAGCACTTCCCTTTGTTCTCCCAGCCGGGCCTCCATCCTGACCGGGCAGTATGCCCACCGCCACAAGGTGGTCGACAACCAATCGAGGGTGCCGGAAGAACTTACTTTCTTCCCGCAGTATTTGCAGCGGGCCGGCTATCAGACTGGCTTCATCGGGAAGTGGCACATGGGCGAATCCACCTATCAAAAGCGGAAAGGTTTTAATTACTGGGTGAGCTTCCGGGGCCAGGGCACTTACTACAATCCCGTCCTGAACGTTAACGGAGAAGAAAAAACCTATGCCGATAGCACTTACATTACCGACTTATTGACCGATTTCGCCCTGGAATTCCTGGAGAAGCGAAACAAAGAGCAGCCCTTTTTCCTCTACCTGTCTCACAAAGCCGTTCATTCGGAGTTCTACCCCGCCAAACGGCACTTTGGCCGATACGAAAACGAAAAGATCAATTATCCCAAAACGATGTTCCCTCCCGGCCATCCGAAAGCAATAGTTGATTCTACGGAATACAATTATGCCGAAGTGCCCAACTGGGTGAAAGCCCAGCGGTACAGCTGGCATGGGGTCGATTACCTGTACCACGGCGCCTACGATTTCGAAACCTTTTACAAGCGGTACTGCGAAGCCCTGCTGGCCCTGGATGACAGCATCGGAGAGGTGCTGGATTACCTCGAAAAAAACGGGCTGATGGAAAATACTACCATCATTTACATGGGAGACAACGGCTTTTCCTTCGGCGAACACGGCCTGATCGACAAGCGGCAGGCCTACGAAGAGTCGATGCGGGTGCCGCTGCTGGTATTGGATAAAAGCATTATCAAGCCGAACACCAAAGTCGATCAGGTAATCCAGAATATCGACATTGCTCCGACCATCATGGCCCTCGCCGGCCTGGAGAAGCCCGGTGATATGGATGGCTCCTCCTTTGCGCCCTTGCTGGAGGGCAAGGCAATGGAATGGAGGGACACCATTTTCTACGAATATTTCTGGGAGCGGGCCTTTCCCCAAACGCCCACCACCCACGCGGTGCGCAACGACCGCTACAAATACATCCGCTATCATGGCATTTGGGACATTAATGAACTCTACGACCTGCAGGAAGACCCCGAGGAAATGAACAACCTCATTCGCAGCGAGGCCCATTCCGGGATCGCCCGCCGGCTCAATGAGCAACTCTTTGAGTGGTTGGGCCGGACGGACGGCGAGTGCATCCCTCTGAAACCGGATCATGGCAAGCGCTTTGATTACCGGTATCGGGGAACGTATTGA
- a CDS encoding SusC/RagA family TonB-linked outer membrane protein has translation MRPKLKTKLNFLKLVCCFFSIFLVSGSDLWGAETFSLIPGNQQTNAVKVSGTVTSSENGEALIGVSVLIKGTSSGTITDLDGRYELDVSPEDVLVFSYTGFKKKEITVGAQTQIDVALDVDVATLDEIVVVGYGTRKKSHNTGAIAQIGGKDVAAIQANRVDDALAGKLSGVLIQNQSGEPGADPKIQIRAASSLSGDSNPLIVVDGYPISGSLATINPNDIESLEVLKDAASAAIYGSRGANGVILVTTKKGKAGKAKFSYNGYTSVSNKYVKDIEMLKTASEWADDLGTSAYDLSEVNPDLLNYRLNAYRNAPDVVSMEDWLFRTGTSQNHDFSVTGGSEDVSVFASIGYLDTKGIARKQAFERYNGRLNVDANLGSRFKAGLSMNGTFSNQEMVPHDIRDLLRAYSISPIYHTAASIAFVQDLDAQRQALADAGLTIANLGRTFDQDYRGVGLDPTSIYDLQPGDVVHDWQYGRNQNGIGGTGDAGPAAKLDNARQYQKTYFANVNSYLQFNIIEGLNIRTVLGADVNDNQAYYYQGVLADGQQRSNQSDLDQTDLKRTSVLSETTVNYAKTLGNHDLSVVAGMEFQNFYIRGTSLAGTNVPVGQPLNYSYLKPEDINTNLRDETVSRRSVFGRINYAYDNRYLASVSVRRDGDSRFGANNRFEVFPAVSLGWNVHNEAFYNSDFLTDIKLRFSRGTLGTTSFLGSYDALSLLQAQPTIFGIGFLIPSNVANPDLTWQSNTETNFGVNLGFLGSRFTLGVDYYTSDIQDMLINQSVSEVLGTPSIVLNRGDVTSSGLEFELGAALINTGGLRWDVSANLSTVNTEIKSLGDLEALPNVVYGGPAGRGPEFRNYVGGEIGEMWGYEVIGEVESIYIADPSRNIGFGSSEYYVVDQNGDGKIDPENDYVKLGTNTPDFYWGLSSSVSYKDFDLSLQFQGSQGAEVYNIDPIYWKSQFGGRLRSSFDTEGDGIADHNGLHYEETRNAHGSMIQDASYIALRNLTLGYNINPGLAGKIGLSSARVYVAATNLWYKMADNYTSFNPEGVETTNTGYLGPTTYGYQEGASPIVRSFTLGVNVNF, from the coding sequence ATGAGACCGAAATTAAAAACTAAATTAAACTTCCTGAAATTGGTATGCTGTTTTTTTAGCATATTCCTGGTTTCAGGCTCCGACCTTTGGGGGGCGGAAACTTTTTCCCTGATTCCCGGAAATCAACAAACAAATGCAGTAAAAGTTTCCGGCACAGTCACTTCATCGGAAAATGGCGAGGCCCTCATCGGGGTGAGCGTTTTGATCAAAGGCACCTCCAGCGGCACCATTACCGACCTGGATGGCCGTTATGAACTCGATGTTTCCCCGGAAGACGTTCTTGTTTTCAGTTATACCGGTTTTAAAAAGAAGGAAATAACAGTAGGTGCACAAACCCAGATCGATGTAGCCTTGGACGTGGACGTGGCCACGCTTGACGAAATAGTCGTAGTGGGTTATGGCACCCGTAAAAAGTCGCACAATACCGGCGCCATTGCCCAAATAGGCGGCAAAGATGTGGCAGCTATCCAGGCTAATCGGGTAGATGATGCCTTAGCCGGTAAGTTGTCAGGTGTTTTGATCCAGAATCAAAGCGGTGAACCGGGGGCAGACCCAAAGATCCAAATCAGGGCAGCTTCATCGCTTTCAGGCGATTCAAATCCGCTAATTGTTGTGGATGGGTATCCGATTTCAGGAAGTTTGGCCACCATTAACCCAAACGATATTGAAAGTTTGGAGGTGTTGAAAGATGCCGCTTCAGCTGCTATTTATGGCTCCAGGGGAGCAAATGGGGTTATCCTGGTAACGACCAAAAAGGGAAAAGCAGGTAAAGCCAAATTTAGCTACAATGGTTACACAAGCGTTTCAAACAAATATGTAAAGGACATTGAAATGCTTAAGACCGCTTCAGAATGGGCTGATGACTTAGGAACAAGCGCTTATGACCTGTCTGAAGTTAATCCGGATTTATTGAATTACAGGCTAAACGCCTATAGAAATGCACCTGATGTAGTGAGCATGGAAGATTGGCTTTTCCGAACAGGCACAAGCCAAAACCATGACTTCAGTGTTACCGGAGGAAGTGAAGATGTAAGTGTCTTTGCTTCAATTGGTTATCTGGACACTAAGGGTATTGCAAGAAAGCAGGCTTTTGAAAGATATAACGGCCGTTTGAACGTAGATGCGAACCTGGGGAGCAGGTTCAAGGCTGGATTAAGTATGAATGGGACATTTAGCAACCAGGAAATGGTACCCCATGACATAAGAGATCTCCTGAGAGCGTATAGCATCAGCCCCATTTACCATACGGCTGCGTCTATTGCATTCGTTCAGGATTTGGATGCTCAAAGGCAGGCATTAGCAGATGCAGGATTGACCATAGCAAACCTTGGCAGGACATTTGACCAGGACTATAGGGGTGTCGGCCTTGATCCTACGAGTATCTATGATTTGCAACCAGGCGATGTAGTCCACGATTGGCAATACGGTAGAAATCAAAATGGTATTGGAGGAACTGGAGATGCGGGCCCTGCTGCGAAGCTTGACAATGCAAGGCAATATCAAAAAACGTATTTCGCCAATGTGAATTCCTATTTGCAATTCAACATAATAGAAGGGTTGAATATAAGAACTGTTCTGGGAGCAGATGTCAATGATAACCAAGCCTATTATTATCAAGGCGTTTTGGCGGATGGCCAACAACGGTCCAATCAATCTGACCTGGATCAAACGGATCTCAAAAGAACTTCTGTGTTAAGCGAGACCACTGTGAATTATGCCAAAACACTCGGCAATCATGACCTGTCAGTGGTGGCCGGAATGGAATTTCAAAATTTCTACATCAGAGGGACGTCTTTAGCAGGCACCAATGTGCCGGTTGGCCAGCCTCTGAATTATTCGTATTTAAAACCTGAGGACATAAACACCAATCTGAGAGACGAGACGGTTTCAAGAAGAAGCGTTTTTGGAAGGATTAACTATGCGTATGACAATCGTTATTTAGCATCCGTATCCGTCAGAAGAGACGGTGATTCCCGTTTCGGAGCCAACAATAGATTTGAAGTATTCCCGGCGGTTTCTTTAGGATGGAATGTGCATAACGAAGCATTTTACAACTCAGATTTTCTGACTGATATAAAACTGCGGTTCAGCAGAGGGACATTAGGAACTACTTCTTTTTTAGGGTCTTACGATGCTTTGAGCCTTTTACAGGCTCAACCAACCATTTTCGGGATTGGATTTCTTATTCCCAGCAATGTAGCAAACCCGGATTTAACCTGGCAAAGCAATACCGAAACCAACTTCGGTGTCAATTTAGGTTTCCTGGGCAGTCGTTTCACATTGGGCGTAGATTATTATACTTCCGATATCCAGGACATGTTGATTAATCAAAGTGTTTCTGAAGTATTAGGCACGCCTTCCATCGTACTTAATCGCGGTGATGTGACCAGTTCCGGATTGGAGTTTGAGCTGGGCGCAGCACTGATCAATACAGGTGGCCTCCGTTGGGATGTCAGCGCCAATCTGTCTACAGTCAATACTGAAATCAAGAGTTTAGGAGACCTGGAAGCATTGCCTAATGTAGTTTATGGAGGCCCGGCTGGCAGAGGCCCTGAGTTTAGAAATTATGTAGGCGGAGAAATTGGCGAAATGTGGGGATATGAAGTGATTGGAGAGGTTGAATCGATATATATAGCTGATCCATCGAGAAATATAGGATTCGGCAGCTCGGAATATTATGTCGTAGACCAAAATGGCGATGGTAAAATTGATCCTGAAAATGATTATGTCAAGTTAGGAACAAATACCCCGGATTTCTACTGGGGTTTGAGCAGCTCAGTGAGTTATAAGGATTTTGACTTATCCCTTCAGTTTCAGGGATCTCAGGGAGCAGAAGTTTATAACATCGATCCGATTTACTGGAAATCACAATTTGGCGGCAGGTTACGGTCTAGTTTTGACACGGAAGGCGACGGCATTGCTGACCATAATGGACTGCATTACGAGGAGACCAGAAACGCGCATGGTTCAATGATCCAGGATGCTTCTTATATAGCGTTGAGAAACCTGACTTTAGGGTATAACATCAATCCAGGTTTGGCCGGCAAAATCGGTTTAAGTTCTGCCAGAGTATACGTTGCAGCCACCAATTTGTGGTATAAAATGGCAGACAATTACACCTCATTTAACCCTGAGGGTGTAGAGACCACGAATACGGGTTATCTGGGGCCTACTACTTATGGGTACCAGGAAGGCGCGAGCCCGATTGTAAGAAGTTTTACGCTGGGTGTGAATGTTAATTTTTAA